In Acidovorax sp. 106, the following proteins share a genomic window:
- a CDS encoding sensor histidine kinase has translation MFRTRPAWFAITCVSLWLLLLVLTLLSFGWFWGVDGGVRRWLQGVTLLVCLALGGLLLIQLPRALQWRPRLSPRPSPELHAERRRIARDLHDSLGSQLVCAMALLDSKPSSDSEVLSVLERCMLDLRLIVDSMDGEGESVTERLARLRHRLQPVLERRGIQMTWDVQVFDGAMQLHGHCATHLVAIVQEALSNVLQHARATEVAVSVHYLAASGSWYAEVSDNGIGMDAHHDDAQAHAGSGIAGMHRRAELAGGQFSFLPRQGGGTCVWVIVPGGAADS, from the coding sequence ATGTTTCGCACCCGTCCCGCTTGGTTTGCAATCACTTGCGTCTCCCTCTGGCTGCTGCTGTTGGTGTTGACGTTGCTGTCTTTTGGATGGTTTTGGGGTGTCGATGGTGGTGTTCGTCGGTGGTTGCAAGGTGTGACGCTGCTCGTCTGCTTGGCATTGGGGGGGCTGCTGCTCATTCAGCTGCCCAGGGCCTTGCAGTGGCGACCGCGCCTGAGTCCACGGCCGAGCCCGGAACTGCATGCCGAACGGCGGCGCATTGCCCGTGACCTGCACGACAGCCTGGGCTCTCAGCTGGTGTGTGCCATGGCACTGCTTGACTCCAAGCCCTCTAGCGACAGCGAGGTGCTGAGCGTTCTGGAGCGCTGCATGCTCGATCTGCGCCTGATTGTGGACTCCATGGACGGAGAGGGAGAGTCGGTGACCGAGCGGCTGGCCCGTCTGCGCCACCGCTTGCAGCCCGTGCTGGAGCGCCGTGGTATCCAGATGACCTGGGACGTGCAAGTGTTTGATGGAGCCATGCAGTTGCATGGGCACTGCGCCACCCATTTGGTGGCGATTGTCCAAGAGGCGTTGAGCAATGTGCTGCAGCATGCCAGGGCCACCGAAGTGGCTGTCAGCGTGCACTACCTGGCTGCATCGGGCTCCTGGTATGCCGAGGTCAGCGATAACGGCATTGGCATGGACGCGCACCATGACGATGCCCAGGCGCATGCCGGCTCAGGCATTGCAGGCATGCACCGGCGTGCGGAGCTGGCAGGAGGGCAGTTCAGCTTTCTGCCGCGCCAGGGTGGAGGGACTTGTGTGTGGGTGATCGTGCCGGGCGGCGCTGCGGATAGCTAG
- a CDS encoding response regulator transcription factor has translation MHPSAPSGQFSTYSNPPSVWPAFLVGQESNPIRVLLVDDDAHIRMVIAQELMADPRTLLVGQAASVREGRKAIKQHEFDVLLVDLNLGDGEAFELLEFFRSFRPSAQAVVISVMENDEQVMRAFELGAAGFVGKNSWFGNYAQSVLQVANGGASITPNLARRLLQRFDRTNAAESKRRQPDDADRLSTREKEILRLVASGYTSVEVGSRLFISSMTVNTHLRNIYRKLQVRTRAQAVRFASLRGLF, from the coding sequence GTGCATCCCTCTGCGCCTTCGGGCCAGTTTTCCACCTACTCCAATCCACCATCGGTGTGGCCCGCTTTTCTGGTGGGTCAAGAGTCCAATCCCATCAGGGTGCTGCTCGTGGATGACGATGCGCACATTCGGATGGTGATTGCGCAGGAGTTGATGGCAGACCCGCGCACATTGCTGGTAGGCCAGGCCGCCAGCGTCAGGGAGGGGCGCAAGGCTATCAAACAGCATGAGTTTGATGTTTTGCTCGTGGACCTGAATCTGGGTGATGGCGAGGCCTTTGAGTTACTGGAGTTCTTCAGGTCCTTTCGCCCCTCGGCGCAAGCGGTTGTCATTTCTGTGATGGAAAACGACGAGCAGGTGATGCGGGCCTTTGAGCTGGGTGCTGCGGGCTTTGTGGGCAAGAACTCCTGGTTTGGCAACTATGCGCAATCGGTGCTGCAGGTGGCAAACGGTGGTGCGTCTATCACCCCCAACCTAGCGCGTCGCCTGCTACAGCGCTTTGACCGCACCAACGCAGCAGAATCCAAGCGGCGCCAGCCCGACGATGCCGACCGGTTATCTACCCGTGAGAAAGAGATTTTGCGCCTGGTCGCCAGTGGGTACACCAGCGTGGAAGTCGGGTCGCGCCTCTTCATCAGCAGCATGACGGTCAACACCCATCTGCGTAACATTTACCGCAAGCTACAGGTCAGGACCCGCGCACAAGCCGTGCGATTCGCCTCCTTGAGGGGATTGTTCTAG